A single genomic interval of Panthera uncia isolate 11264 chromosome A1 unlocalized genomic scaffold, Puncia_PCG_1.0 HiC_scaffold_17, whole genome shotgun sequence harbors:
- the LOC125935258 gene encoding COX assembly mitochondrial protein 2 homolog, whose protein sequence is MHPDLSRHWPTEEYNVFINWLRECHKNYSIWEIFSHCNDPDQERRKCLNSEDTEKKTKSREYNNACKKDVFNPAEESEKQITGCPFGVGEAWSIQCNVIYADMTPSLQVQNGGTVAAWSLSVCMEQMSLTDYTGYIP, encoded by the exons ATGCATCCCGACTTATCTCGACACTGGCCCACTGAAGAATACAATGTCTTCATTAACTGGCTTAGGGAGTGTCACAAAAATTATAgcatttgggaaatttttagTCATTGCAATGATCCTGatcaggagaggagaaaatgctTGAATagtgaagacacagaaaagaagacCAAGAGCAGGGAGTATAACAATGCATGCAAAAAagatgt TTTTAATCCTGCAgaggaatctgaaaaacaaattacag GATGTCCTTTTGGTGTGGGTGAAGCGTGGTCCATACAGTGTAATGTCATCTATGCG GATATGACTCCATCGCTACAGGTACAAAATGGTGGCACTGTGGCAGCCTGGTCCCTGAGTGTTTGTATGGAGCAGATGTCCCTGACAGACTACACGGGATATATaccatga